Proteins encoded within one genomic window of Argiope bruennichi chromosome 7, qqArgBrue1.1, whole genome shotgun sequence:
- the LOC129976661 gene encoding G-protein coupled receptor Mth2-like, which yields MFENTSYMILLITIVIAGCVNVSTQTFINSELQIDEPSNIMISDEELPNKHESLKSCSTFILDPDEYVMFPNKTAHVPVYNKTYEEEHYILIGDMIRICAPPQVFNEPPSQLATVTLNYVTITGLAISMLFLLIHLVVFAVVPDLRNLPGCNLASMCLSLFLTYLLMLFVAIDSVVRKSLACTVVAVLIQFFFLGSFLWMLVMAFDVFRSIIKATENLRLSVKGFKLKKYIYNSLICWGIASVFAAAALIADNIEGIDESYRPKFGEFCWFRSKTSLLSFFGGPVLTIICLNFILFAVTAYILFANRMKTGDSSKRAYIKKNYLTYLRLAVIMGVTWITGLLAPLVNLLWLWYLFAILNSLQGLFIFIAFTCTNKVKKYFKSKLLNIRRSSEHILTKPTFQSYCFQGNSIEKYESVGNKENVNRIDTRVIDM from the coding sequence ATGTTTGAAAACACTTCTTACATGATACTTCTTATAACAATAGTTATTGCTGGATGCGTCAATGTCTCAACTCAAACATTTATCAATAGTGAACTTCAAATTGATGAACCATCTAACATTATGATAAGTGATGAAGAGCTACCAAACAAACACGAATCGCTGAAATCGTGTTCCACATTTATTTTAGATCCAGATGAATATGTAATGTTCCCAAATAAAACTGCTCATGTCCCAGTATACAACAAAACTTATGAGGAAGAACACTACATACTCATTGGGGACATGATTAGAATCTGTGCACCACCCCAAGTGTTTAATGAACCACCATCTCAACTGGCAACAGTGACCTTGAATTATGTTACCATCACAGGCCTAGCTATATCTATGCTGTTTTTGCTGATACATCTAGTTGTTTTTGCTGTTGTTCCAGATCTGCGCAATTTACCAGGATGCAATTTGGCATCGATGTGTTTGTCGCTGTTCCTCACCTACTTGTTGATGCTATTTGTTGCAATTGATAGTGTGGTCCGGAAAAGTCTTGCTTGTACTGTTGTAGCTGTtttaatacaattcttttttcttgGATCATTTCTATGGATGCTTGTGATGGCGTTTGATGTTTTCCGATCAATAATCAAAGCCACAGAAAATTTGAGATTGTCCGTGAAAGGATTCAAGCTGAAAAAATACATCTATAACAGCCTTATTTGTTGGGGAATTGCCTCAGTGTTTGCAGCAGCAGCCCTAATCGCTGACAATATAGAAGGTATAGATGAATCCTATAGGCCAAAATTCGGCGAATTTTGTTGGTTCAGATCAAAAACGTCCCTGCTGTCGTTCTTTGGCGGTCCTGTGCTTACTATAATTTGTTTGAACTTTATTCTGTTTGCAGTCACTGCTTACATCTTATTTGCGAATAGAATGAAAACTGGAGACAGCAGCAAAAGGGCATacatcaagaaaaattatttgacatatCTGCGACTGGCAGTTATCATGGGTGTTACGTGGATAACTGGCTTACTGGCACCTTTGGTTAACCTTCTCTGGTTATGGTATTTGTTTGCAATTCTCAATTCACTTCAGGGGCTCTTCATATTTATTGCTTTCACTTGCACCAACAAAGTCAAGAAATATTTCAAGTCAAAGCTGTTAAATATTCGAAGATCATCAGAACATATTCTCACTAAGCCAACTTTTCAATCTTATTGCTTTCAAGGAAATTCCATCGAAAAATATGAAAGTGTtggaaacaaagaaaatgttaatcGTATTGATACCAGAGTTATAGATATGTAA